The window ATCATCCGAGATATAACATAAATCGAGCCGATAAATAAAATCGAGCCACTAAGCAAGATGTCAATTTTCAACTCTGTTCCGGCGATTGCGAAGAAAACGGCATATAGGGGAGGAGTTAGAGGGGCTATGACATGGAATACTCTAATATTTTTCCGAGACATATTAATTAAGACCGCACCTGCAGCCATGTTGGATAGAAGCGAGGATAGGTTAAGAGATATACTGATGGCTGTAATTAGGAAAATGGTGCCAAGAGAGAGTATCAGAATTTCTTTCGGATTGTTATTGTGAGCGATGACAAGATGTAGCAGTGCTCCGCCAATAGCTCCGATAAGTATGGAAAACCCTATTTCACTGAGTGCATGGAAAAGCACCGTCGTGAAGCTCTCGGTCTCGACGCTTAACCCGAGCATTCCACCGATGAATGAAAAAACAGATGCAAAAAGAATAATACAGCCAGCATCATCGAGTGCGACAATGCCATAAAGCGTGTCAACAAAGTCTCCACGCGCGCGAAGGCTTTGAATAATGACCACAGTAGCAGCTGGCGCTGTAGCGCTTGCAATCGCGCCTAAAAGAAGAGCATAAAAAAGAGGATATTTGAAAATACTAAGCGCTAAAACAACGATACCGAAAGTAACAAATAGCTGAATAACAGTGATTATTAATATGCTTTTACCAAGGCGCTTTAACTTGCTTTTGCAGAATTCTCCACCGATTGTAATAGCAATTATCCCTAAAGCTATATCGGTTATTGTTCGTAATGTAATCGACATCTCGTGGTGAATGACGCCGGTAACCGAATCCCCTAGAATGAGGCCGGCGAGAATATATCCCGTAATTGCAGGAAGACGAAGTTTCTCTGACAGCTTGCCGAAAAGATAACCGAAAAGGAGGAGTATCCCTACACCGAAGATGATGTGGTTATTGAATGTATCTCGAATCGAGATGAATATCTCTAATAAAATTCCCATTTAATTAATCTATATATTACAAAAATAAATATGAAAAATCTTATGGAATAAAAAAAAATAGTCAAGCCCTAAATCTTATGTATTCAGGCAGCCTTCACCCCGGCAGTTGGCTTTTTCTAGCGGTCTCCGTTTGGACTCTACCCTTATGCTTTATATCATCCCAGTTTGGAAAAAAAGGAAATGAAAAATTCCATTCATGAATGAAGGGCGAGCTGAGCAAAGCTTCTGTGCCTGGATTTGCCAAACGGCGAATATGACGTCAAACTCGGCCACAAAGCGATTACGTTCTACGCCGGGAAAATCACGATACCGTGCGGTGCGCATGCGGAATTTCGCTTGCGAAAACGGGTTCGACGCTGATCCTTCGCGACCCGCCTTCGACAGGATCGGGGAACGGCGCTCGCAGGGTAAATCTAACGCCGGAGGCGATAATTCGCGGCGCGGAGGTTCCGCGAGGGGCTATTCGGAGACATAGCCGCAATGTTCCGATGCGATAATAAATCCCTCGAACTAGTGCGCACGCCGTTCGTGCCGGACAAAAGACATGGGTGGCTAGACATAGCGTGATTTATAGAGCGAATCGTGCCGAAGGCGCGTTGAGCACGACATCTGTCGGCATTGCCGACCGAATCGACGAATCCGTTGAGCAAGAACGCCCGTCGCCGCTGCCGACCACGGCTGGCTTAATATCGGCTAAGATAATCATTGCATTAACGGAATTGCGGCATTAAATTGGTATTGAGTTTTTGAAAGCTGGAGCAAATATACCGGACACCAGCGGAATATTAAAGAAAGCTGAACGCAATAAAAAACGCAAACAAAAGAGGAACTTAGCCCGATGTCAAACGAAGACCTGATAAAAGCAAAGAACGCGAAAAAGGACGAGTTCTACACGCAACTCCCCGATATTGAAAACGAACTCAAGCACTACTCGGAACATTTCAAAGGCAAAACGGTCCTCTGCAACTGCGACGACCCGCGCATAAGCAACTTCTTCTTTTACTATTTTGCCTATAACTTCGAGCACCTCGGCCTGAAAAAGCTCATAACCACCTGCTACAAGAACGACACGCCCGACCTCTTCAGCAAGCACGACAAGGAAAAAGCGATATATCTCGAATACGAGGGCGACAAAGACGGCGATAGAACCCAAGCAATAATTACCGAAAGAACATTAGGAGAATAATGGCGCTATTCAAAGTTAGAGACAACAATAAGCTTGAAGTAATTAAAGAGAAACCATTCAAGTTAGAAAGCGAATTACAGAATCTGACT of the bacterium genome contains:
- a CDS encoding cation:proton antiporter, which translates into the protein MGILLEIFISIRDTFNNHIIFGVGILLLFGYLFGKLSEKLRLPAITGYILAGLILGDSVTGVIHHEMSITLRTITDIALGIIAITIGGEFCKSKLKRLGKSILIITVIQLFVTFGIVVLALSIFKYPLFYALLLGAIASATAPAATVVIIQSLRARGDFVDTLYGIVALDDAGCIILFASVFSFIGGMLGLSVETESFTTVLFHALSEIGFSILIGAIGGALLHLVIAHNNNPKEILILSLGTIFLITAISISLNLSSLLSNMAAGAVLINMSRKNIRVFHVIAPLTPPLYAVFFAIAGTELKIDILLSGSILFIGSIYVISRMIGKYSGVWIGALVSGCNSKVKKYLGLSMIPQAGVAIGLVLFIQASPIAHSAPENIKLALDGIVNIVLFSVLINELIGPPLSKFAIIRGADL